The following proteins are co-located in the Mycolicibacterium goodii genome:
- a CDS encoding T6SS phospholipase effector Tle1-like catalytic domain-containing protein has product MKNIVLCFDQAGGHSGSGAQTNTKALSALLDDAGQLTWYHCGRKLPMHRRATAVAEARATVVEAYNVLRDAWKPGDQIFVFGAASGGHLAGELANLLGTVGLVPATFDDPLGLVDYALSTYVLPRTPRSDQDWRRVSAVTAGLLGDGTSAVPVRFLGLWDAAAIPGTPGDPGLLANVEGGRHAVAIDAPHRAMHHGARLDEVWFRGSHCDVTGGRGACMPLAELALDWVLDGAVAAGLQVRERDFTAGDVEALAGSSPTIGIRRVPLDAEVHASVGVYLRSHPKYWRRFPARIRWADTEWSARGERLARVAGHASATDAPRCVELTAVAS; this is encoded by the coding sequence GTGAAGAACATCGTGCTGTGCTTCGACCAGGCAGGTGGACATTCCGGATCAGGTGCCCAGACCAACACCAAGGCGCTGTCGGCTTTGCTGGACGACGCCGGCCAGTTGACCTGGTACCACTGCGGACGAAAGCTCCCCATGCACCGCCGGGCCACCGCCGTCGCCGAGGCACGCGCCACCGTGGTGGAGGCCTACAACGTCCTGCGCGACGCCTGGAAACCCGGCGACCAGATCTTCGTCTTCGGCGCAGCCTCGGGCGGCCACCTGGCCGGTGAGCTGGCGAACCTGCTCGGCACGGTCGGACTGGTGCCTGCCACGTTCGACGATCCGCTCGGCCTGGTGGACTACGCCCTGTCGACGTACGTGCTGCCCCGCACCCCGCGGTCGGACCAGGACTGGCGGCGGGTCAGCGCGGTGACCGCCGGGCTGCTCGGCGACGGCACATCGGCCGTGCCGGTGCGGTTCCTCGGGCTGTGGGATGCCGCCGCAATCCCCGGCACACCCGGCGATCCCGGTCTGCTCGCCAATGTGGAGGGCGGCCGTCATGCCGTCGCGATCGATGCGCCGCACCGGGCGATGCACCACGGTGCCCGGCTCGACGAAGTGTGGTTCCGCGGTTCGCACTGCGATGTGACGGGTGGCCGTGGTGCGTGCATGCCGTTGGCCGAGCTCGCGCTCGACTGGGTGCTCGACGGTGCCGTCGCCGCCGGATTGCAAGTGCGCGAACGGGATTTCACCGCAGGCGACGTCGAGGCGCTGGCCGGCTCGTCCCCGACGATCGGGATCCGGCGGGTGCCGTTGGACGCCGAGGTGCACGCGAGCGTCGGCGTGTACCTGCGCTCGCATCCGAAATACTGGCGCCGCTTCCCGGCGCGGATCCGCTGGGCCGACACCGAATGGTCGGCGCGCGGTGAGCGATTGGCGCGTGTGGCGGGGCACGCCTCGGCAACCGATGCGCCGAGGTGTGTCGAGCTGACCGCCGTCGCCTCCTAG
- a CDS encoding MarR family winged helix-turn-helix transcriptional regulator, whose translation MPRYNELDELLVRVHTVRQRPGWRRRLIDDTGSVASLSTLRVLRAVEQKEKSGQGASIGAVAEYMAVEHSTASRSVANAVAAGLLTKTLSPDDQRRCVLVLTDIGRKALSEVTERRRQLVAETVAEWPTEDVDTLVALLERLVTDFERGVCA comes from the coding sequence ATGCCGCGTTACAACGAACTCGACGAGCTCCTCGTGCGCGTGCACACGGTCCGGCAGCGGCCGGGATGGCGGCGAAGGCTCATCGATGACACCGGCAGCGTCGCCAGCCTGTCGACGCTGCGCGTGCTGCGTGCCGTCGAGCAGAAAGAGAAGTCCGGGCAGGGCGCCTCGATCGGAGCCGTCGCCGAGTACATGGCCGTCGAGCATTCGACCGCGAGCCGTTCGGTCGCCAACGCCGTCGCCGCGGGCCTGCTGACCAAGACCCTCTCCCCCGATGACCAACGCCGCTGCGTCCTGGTCCTCACCGACATCGGCCGCAAGGCCCTGTCGGAGGTGACCGAACGGCGCAGGCAGTTGGTCGCCGAGACGGTGGCCGAGTGGCCGACCGAGGACGTCGACACCCTCGTCGCCCTCCTCGAGCGGTTGGTCACCGATTTCGAGCGCGGGGTGTGTGCATGA
- the recC gene encoding exodeoxyribonuclease V subunit gamma, with protein MALHLHRAERTDLLADGLAALLSDPLPDPFAAELVLVPAKGVERWLSQRLSNHLGVCAAVEFRNPRSLIAELTGTADDDPWSPDAMVWPLLAVIDESLDEPWCATLATHLGHFETGEEYELRQGRRYAVARRLAGLFASYARQRPQLLVDWAGLPDDLAWQKPLWEALCERMAADPPHIRHAKTLARLHESPSDLPERLSLFGHTRLPVTEVELLTALSAHHDLHLWLPHPSDELWHTLATHKGPLPRRADTGHRDVGHPLLATLGRDLRELQRLLPEPDTDEFRGRTDYPDTLLGWLQSDIAADAVRPRGRRHRSEDRSIQVHSCHGPSRQIDVLREVLLGLLADDPTLEPRDILVMCPDIETYAPLITAGFGLGDVVHGAHPAHKLRVRLADRALVQTNPLLSVAAQLLALAGGRATASEVLNLAESAPVRARFGFTDDDLDAITAWTREANIRWGFDQQHRRPYGVEFLHNTWRFGIDRVLAGVAMSDDSHAWLGATLPLDDVSSNRVELAGRFAEFVERLRVTVEQLGGTRPLHEWLDALTAGIDALAAADEEWPAAQLQREFAEITARAGDTRTALRLADVRALLDRHLAGRPTRANFRTGTLTVCTMVPMRSVPHRVVCLVGLDDGVFPRLGAVDGDDALARDPMTGERDIRSEDRQLLLDAICAATQTLVITYTGANEYSGQARPPAVPLAELIDTLKLTTEDPELDVVTRHPLQPFDKRNVIPGALVPDEPFTFDRTALIAAQAGSGERARRPAFFSDPLPPPLPEDVALEDLLNFFKDPVKGFFRALEYTLPWDVDGVSDVMPVDIDALEEWTVGDRMLSDILRGMTPADAQQAEWRRGTLPPGHLGWRRAINLRDQCALLATEALAFRDTDSAAYDVDVDLGNGRRLTGTVSPVFGDRLVSVTYSKLGGKHLLQSWIPLLALAAGYPDRDWLAVCIGRPPRGTTPRIEGLGSPADPVDLLADLVAIYDAGRREPLPLPVKTSFAWASARHTGDDPEQAAGFRWRSGRYPGEDAEPAHVRAWGRDAWLRDLMQPLRPGEEFEGETHRLGAYSSRLWLPLLRAERPVR; from the coding sequence ATGGCACTGCACCTGCATCGGGCCGAGCGCACCGATCTGCTCGCTGACGGACTCGCGGCGCTGCTGTCCGATCCCCTGCCCGACCCGTTCGCCGCGGAGTTGGTGCTGGTTCCGGCCAAGGGTGTGGAACGCTGGCTCAGCCAACGGCTGTCGAACCACCTGGGGGTGTGCGCGGCGGTGGAGTTCCGCAACCCGCGCTCGCTCATCGCGGAGCTGACCGGCACCGCCGACGACGATCCCTGGTCCCCCGACGCCATGGTGTGGCCGCTGCTCGCGGTGATCGACGAAAGCCTCGACGAACCGTGGTGCGCAACGCTCGCGACGCATCTCGGACATTTCGAGACCGGCGAGGAGTACGAGCTGCGGCAGGGCCGCCGATACGCGGTCGCGCGGCGCCTCGCCGGTCTGTTCGCGTCCTATGCGCGGCAGCGCCCGCAGCTGCTGGTCGACTGGGCCGGCCTGCCCGACGACCTGGCCTGGCAGAAGCCGCTGTGGGAGGCGCTGTGCGAACGCATGGCCGCCGACCCGCCGCACATCCGCCACGCGAAAACCCTTGCCCGGCTGCATGAGTCGCCCAGTGATCTGCCCGAGCGGCTTTCGCTGTTCGGCCACACCCGCCTGCCGGTCACCGAGGTGGAACTGCTGACCGCGCTTTCTGCGCATCACGATCTGCACCTGTGGCTGCCGCACCCCAGTGACGAGCTGTGGCACACGCTGGCCACCCACAAGGGTCCGCTGCCCCGCCGCGCCGACACCGGCCACCGCGACGTCGGGCATCCGCTGCTGGCCACCCTTGGCCGCGATCTGCGGGAGCTGCAGCGGCTGCTGCCCGAGCCCGACACCGACGAATTCCGGGGCAGGACCGATTATCCCGACACGCTGCTGGGCTGGCTGCAGTCCGACATCGCGGCCGACGCGGTGCGGCCGCGGGGCCGTCGGCACCGCAGCGAGGACCGCTCGATCCAGGTGCACAGCTGCCACGGCCCGTCCCGGCAGATCGATGTGCTGCGGGAGGTGCTGCTCGGCCTGCTCGCCGACGATCCCACGCTCGAACCGCGCGACATCCTCGTCATGTGCCCCGACATCGAGACCTACGCGCCGCTCATCACGGCGGGGTTCGGTCTCGGGGACGTCGTGCACGGTGCGCACCCGGCGCACAAACTGCGGGTCCGGCTCGCCGACCGCGCGCTCGTGCAGACCAATCCCCTGCTGTCGGTCGCCGCGCAACTGCTGGCGCTGGCCGGTGGCCGGGCGACCGCGAGCGAAGTGCTCAACCTCGCCGAATCCGCGCCCGTGCGGGCACGTTTCGGGTTCACCGACGACGACCTCGACGCGATCACGGCGTGGACCCGTGAGGCCAACATCCGCTGGGGGTTCGACCAGCAGCACCGCCGCCCGTACGGTGTCGAATTCCTGCACAACACCTGGCGTTTCGGCATCGACCGGGTGCTGGCCGGGGTGGCGATGTCCGACGACTCGCATGCCTGGCTGGGTGCGACGCTGCCGCTCGACGACGTCAGCAGCAACCGCGTGGAGTTGGCGGGCCGGTTCGCGGAATTCGTCGAGCGGCTCCGCGTCACCGTCGAGCAACTCGGCGGCACCCGTCCCCTGCACGAATGGCTCGACGCGCTCACCGCGGGCATCGACGCGCTGGCCGCAGCCGACGAGGAGTGGCCCGCCGCGCAGCTGCAACGCGAGTTCGCCGAGATCACCGCACGCGCCGGCGACACCCGAACCGCGTTGCGGCTGGCCGATGTTCGCGCGCTGCTGGATCGCCATCTGGCCGGGCGTCCGACCCGGGCCAATTTCCGCACCGGCACGCTCACGGTGTGCACCATGGTGCCGATGCGGTCGGTGCCGCACCGCGTGGTGTGCCTCGTCGGCCTCGACGACGGCGTGTTCCCGCGCCTGGGTGCGGTCGACGGTGACGACGCGCTCGCCCGCGACCCCATGACCGGTGAGCGCGACATTCGTTCGGAGGACCGGCAGTTGCTGCTCGACGCGATCTGTGCGGCCACGCAGACGCTCGTCATCACCTATACCGGCGCCAACGAGTACTCCGGGCAGGCCCGCCCACCCGCGGTGCCGTTGGCCGAGTTGATCGACACGCTCAAGCTCACCACCGAGGACCCCGAACTCGACGTGGTCACCCGTCATCCGTTGCAGCCCTTCGACAAACGCAACGTGATCCCCGGCGCGCTGGTGCCGGACGAGCCGTTCACGTTCGATCGGACCGCGCTGATCGCCGCGCAGGCGGGCAGCGGTGAGCGGGCCCGGCGGCCTGCGTTCTTCAGCGATCCGCTGCCACCCCCGCTGCCCGAGGACGTCGCGCTCGAAGATCTGCTGAACTTCTTCAAGGACCCGGTCAAGGGTTTCTTCCGCGCACTGGAGTACACGCTGCCGTGGGATGTGGATGGCGTGTCCGACGTGATGCCCGTCGACATCGACGCGCTGGAGGAGTGGACGGTCGGCGACCGCATGCTGTCGGACATCCTGCGCGGCATGACCCCGGCCGATGCGCAGCAGGCCGAGTGGCGCCGCGGCACCCTGCCTCCGGGGCATCTCGGCTGGCGCCGCGCGATCAACCTGCGCGACCAGTGCGCGCTGCTCGCCACCGAGGCGCTCGCGTTCCGCGACACCGACAGCGCGGCCTACGACGTCGACGTCGACCTCGGCAACGGGCGGCGCCTCACCGGCACGGTGTCCCCGGTGTTCGGGGACCGGTTGGTATCGGTGACCTACTCCAAGCTCGGCGGCAAGCATCTGCTGCAGTCGTGGATCCCGTTGTTGGCGTTGGCCGCCGGGTACCCCGACCGCGACTGGCTCGCCGTCTGCATCGGCCGCCCGCCACGCGGCACTACCCCGCGCATCGAGGGTCTGGGCAGCCCAGCGGATCCCGTGGACCTGCTGGCCGACCTGGTGGCGATCTACGACGCGGGCCGTCGCGAACCGCTGCCGCTGCCGGTGAAGACGTCGTTCGCGTGGGCGTCGGCGCGGCACACCGGTGACGACCCGGAGCAGGCCGCGGGGTTCCGCTGGCGCAGCGGCCGGTATCCGGGTGAGGACGCCGAACCCGCACACGTGCGGGCCTGGGGCCGCGATGCGTGGTTGCGCGACCTCATGCAGCCGCTGCGCCCCGGTGAGGAGTTCGAGGGCGAAACCCACCGCCTCGGCGCGTACTCGTCGCGGCTGTGGCTTCCGCTGCTGCGGGCCGAAAGGCCGGTCCGATGA
- a CDS encoding MFS transporter, with protein MTAEVTTRPRGALRLMFDPVFGALFWGKMFSVVAVWTHGIVAAIVMYDATRSAVMVGMVGVAQFLPQLILSPTSGKWADVGNPARQILLGRLLCIAGSGATAAWMALAPDLSGNALAVPVLVGATLVGFGFVIGGPAMQSVVPSLIRDGELATAMALNSIPMTVGRILGPPIGAYLAAHLGAATGFAISAGLHVVFAVFLVVVTFPTRPELDPDGDYRVRAALRHVWRDRPLLLALLAVTTVGFASDPSITLTPSMAEDLGGGAQLVGALSASFGVGAAIGMVVLAALRGRVVSARVSSIGLGLLAGGSALLAAATSAPVALVGFAVAGLGFGWSMTGLSTVVQERAPEELRGRIMALWLVGFLGSRPFAAALLGGAADLFNVRVAFLIAAAATLVVAVAARPATLSAPSPATV; from the coding sequence ATGACGGCCGAGGTCACCACACGTCCGCGCGGCGCGCTGCGCCTGATGTTCGACCCGGTGTTCGGGGCCCTGTTCTGGGGCAAGATGTTCTCGGTCGTCGCGGTGTGGACGCACGGCATCGTCGCGGCCATCGTCATGTACGACGCGACCCGCTCGGCCGTCATGGTCGGCATGGTCGGCGTCGCGCAGTTCCTCCCCCAGCTGATCCTGAGCCCGACGAGCGGAAAGTGGGCCGACGTCGGCAACCCGGCCCGCCAGATCCTGCTCGGGCGACTGCTGTGTATCGCGGGCTCTGGCGCCACCGCGGCGTGGATGGCCCTCGCGCCGGATCTGAGCGGCAACGCCCTCGCGGTGCCGGTGCTGGTGGGCGCGACGCTGGTGGGCTTCGGGTTCGTCATCGGCGGGCCCGCCATGCAATCGGTGGTGCCGAGCCTCATCCGCGACGGCGAGCTGGCAACCGCCATGGCGCTCAACAGCATTCCGATGACCGTCGGGCGCATCCTGGGACCGCCGATCGGCGCGTACCTGGCCGCGCATCTCGGCGCGGCGACCGGCTTCGCGATCAGCGCGGGCCTGCACGTGGTGTTCGCGGTGTTCCTGGTCGTGGTGACGTTCCCGACGCGCCCGGAGCTCGACCCCGACGGCGACTACCGCGTGCGCGCGGCCCTGCGTCACGTGTGGCGGGACCGCCCGCTGCTGCTGGCGCTGCTCGCGGTGACCACGGTCGGTTTCGCCTCCGACCCGTCGATCACCCTGACCCCGTCGATGGCCGAGGACCTCGGCGGCGGCGCCCAACTGGTGGGCGCGCTGTCGGCGTCGTTCGGTGTCGGCGCGGCGATCGGCATGGTGGTGTTGGCCGCGCTGCGGGGGCGGGTGGTGTCGGCGCGCGTGTCGTCGATCGGCCTGGGCCTGCTGGCCGGCGGGTCGGCCCTGTTGGCGGCCGCCACGAGCGCGCCGGTCGCGTTGGTCGGTTTCGCGGTCGCGGGCCTCGGGTTCGGCTGGTCGATGACCGGGTTGAGCACCGTCGTGCAGGAGCGGGCGCCCGAGGAGCTGCGCGGGCGCATCATGGCGCTGTGGCTGGTCGGGTTCCTCGGATCGCGGCCGTTCGCGGCGGCTCTGCTGGGCGGCGCGGCTGACCTGTTCAACGTGCGGGTGGCGTTCCTGATCGCGGCCGCGGCGACGCTGGTCGTCGCGGTTGCCGCCCGGCCCGCCACATTGTCCGCACCAAGCCCCGCGACTGTCTGA
- a CDS encoding crotonase/enoyl-CoA hydratase family protein: MSSLVSYAQNESVATVTLDDGKVNALSPDMQAAINEALDQASLAAGGGEVKAVVLTGNSKVFSGGFDLGVFASGDAEAALGMLTGGFELAVRCLTFPVPVIIAATGPAIAMGSFLLLSGDHRVGSPRSRCQANEVAIGMTLPIAAIEIMRMRLTPSAFARAVSMAAVFSGDAAISAGWLDEIVEPDEVLTRAQQVATEAAALHTDAHVASKLKARSHAVTAIRAAIDGLAAEFGGITQS, encoded by the coding sequence ATGAGCAGCCTGGTGAGCTACGCGCAGAACGAATCCGTCGCCACGGTGACGCTGGACGACGGCAAGGTCAACGCGCTGTCACCGGACATGCAGGCCGCGATCAACGAGGCGCTCGACCAGGCCTCGCTCGCCGCGGGTGGCGGCGAGGTGAAAGCCGTTGTGTTGACCGGGAACTCGAAGGTGTTCAGCGGCGGGTTCGATCTCGGCGTGTTCGCCTCCGGCGACGCCGAGGCCGCGCTCGGGATGCTGACCGGCGGGTTCGAACTCGCGGTGCGGTGCCTGACCTTCCCCGTTCCGGTCATCATCGCCGCCACCGGCCCGGCGATCGCGATGGGATCGTTTCTGCTGCTCTCCGGTGACCACCGGGTCGGGTCGCCCCGGTCGCGCTGCCAGGCCAACGAGGTCGCGATCGGCATGACGCTGCCCATCGCGGCGATCGAGATCATGCGGATGCGCCTGACGCCATCGGCGTTTGCGCGCGCGGTCAGCATGGCCGCGGTGTTCTCCGGCGACGCGGCGATCTCGGCCGGGTGGCTCGACGAGATCGTCGAACCCGACGAGGTCCTCACCCGCGCCCAGCAGGTCGCCACCGAGGCCGCGGCGCTGCACACCGACGCACACGTCGCCAGCAAGCTCAAGGCCCGCAGCCACGCCGTCACCGCGATCCGCGCGGCCATCGACGGGCTTGCCGCCGAGTTCGGCGGCATCACCCAGTCCTGA